The Leopardus geoffroyi isolate Oge1 chromosome C1, O.geoffroyi_Oge1_pat1.0, whole genome shotgun sequence sequence ttccacgttttggctactgtgaatgaTGGTGCTCTggacatgggtgtacaaatatttatttcggtccttgctttcagttcttgTAGGTATATACCAGAAGTGGAGTTGTTGCATcacatggtaattttatgtttaatttgttGAGGGAATgtcatactggtttccacagtggctgcaccattttacattcctaccatcaGTGTGcgaggattccaatttctccatatcttgcCGACACTTTGGGtgtggttttatgtttttgttttgataaaaataattttaaatggtgtgaagtgatatcacattgtggatttgatttgcatttccctaatgattagttatgttgagcatctttcatttgtttattactcatttgtttatctttggagaaaagtctagttaagtcctttgcccatttttgaattgggttgtttctaTGTTAAGTTTTAGGAGCTCTCCATCTTTTCTGGATAAAGTCTCTATTAGATATGtgatttgtggggtgcctgggtggctcaggtggttaagcgtccgactttggctcaggtcatgatctcaaggtccatgagctcaagccccgccattgggctctgtgctgacagctcaaagcctggagcctgcttcagcttctgtgtctccctctctctcagcccctcccctgctcgcactctgtctctttctcaaaaataaataaatgttaaaaaaattattaaaaaaagatatgtgatttaaaaatgttttatcccattctgtgggttgcctttgtACTCTGTTGgtggtgtcttttgatgcacaaaaggttttaatttgATGAAGCCCAACttgatctctctttttcttttgttgccagTGCCTTTAGTGTTATATCCGAAGAATCATTGCCAGATCCATTGTTATGaagcttttctcctatgtttcttctaagagttttagttTAGCTCCAACGTTtagtctttcacccattttgaattgtCGATTGTGGTATTAAGTAAGGgcccttcattcttttgcatgtggatatccagttataCCAGCACCCTTTATTGAAAAGGCTGCCCTTTCCCCCATtaaatggtcttggcacccttattgaaaatcatttgaccgtATGGGTAAGGGTTTTCTCTGGGCTCTATTCCTTTCTGTTGGTGAATAAGTCTGTGCTTAATGCCAAtatcacatttgtttttgttttttactttttttaagtttatttaagtttattatgagagagagagagagagcacgtgtgtgtgtgtgtgtgtgtgtgtgtgtgtgtgtacatgtgtgtacgcaagcagggaaggagcagagagagagggagacagaatcccaaacaatctccacactgtcagcctggagcccagactCTGGGTttaatctcacaaccgtgagatcatgacttgagacaaaatcaagattcggacgcttaacctactgagccacccaggtgcacgaATGCCAAGGATACACTGTTTTGATGCCTTGTAGCTTTGCAGTAAATTTTGAATCAGGAAGTGTAAattctccaattttgttctttttcaaagattGCTTTTGGCTTTTTGGGGTCCCTTgaagttccatatgaattttagtggGTAGATTTTTCTATTCTTGCAAAAAATGGGATTTTGTAAGGATTATatggaatctgtagattgctttgggtagcattgacttCATAACTAAAAGTCCTCCAATCCACGAACATTAAGGTGTTTCtccattatgtttttaatttatttcaacaatgttttttgtagttttcagtgattAAGTTAATCTTCTTAGCtatttctaagtatttctttttgatgctattgtaagttgaattgtttttctaattttttttttacagatagtTCATTGTCAGTGTATagaaacaactgatttttgtgtgttgaattTGAATCCTACTActtttgctgaatttgtttattagttataacaggtgtgtgtgtaatctttagaattttctacatgTAAGACTGTATCATCTGGGAGCAGATAGTTTTACTTttccaatatggatgcctttacttcttaaaaaaatttttttttaacgtttatttgtttttgagacagagagagacagagcatgaacaggggagggtcagagagagagggagacacagaatctgaaacaggcttcaggctctgagctgtcagcacagagcccgacgctcacagaccgcgagatcatgacctgagccgaagctggacgcttaaccgactgagccacccaggcacccctggatgccTTTACTTCCTATGTAATTGTTCTGGTTAGAACTTCcaatacaatgttaaataaaagtggtaaaaacAGCCATCCTTGTTGTCTTGATCTTAAAGGAAGAGCCTTCAATCCTTCATCATGAGTATGATtgtagctgtgggcttttcataaatgcctATATCAAGTTGAAAGTTTCTATTcgttttttgaggatttttttttattatgaaagttatTGGATTGTTTCAAGTGCTTTTTCCGCTTTCCCCCCCtctattttactttgattttcagatgttgaatcagccttgcattcttgggataaatccTATTTGGTCATGTGGTATACTTTGCTTAATATGCTggtggatttggtttgctaattttttgaggatttttttttggagagggtATCCATCTTCATAAAAGATGTTGCTCTATTGTTTGCTTTACTTGTGTGATGtgtttatctggctttggtatcaaggcATGCTAGAACGAGTTAGCAagtattctctcctcttcaattttttggaagaatttgagaagcatttatattatttaaatgttcagaATTCACCACGAAGCCATCAAGTTCAGGATTTTTCTTTGTCCTGGAGGCTTTTGATTGCTGACTCGGTCTCTTTTACTAGTCACAGGTCTgtacagattttctttctcttcatgatTCAGTGTTGGTAGGTTTTGTCTTTTTgggaatttatctatttcatttagGTTATCCAAActgttggcataaaattgttcatagtgctcttataatctttttcatttctgtaaaattcATAGTAATGTCCTCACATATTTTTCTTGGTCAATCTAGCTAAAGGTTTTGCAATTTTGTTAATCTCTCCAAAGAACTAACTTTTggtttctttgatatttttctaatattttcttccttataccAGCTTTAGggttagtttgttctttttctagttccttaaggtgtaaagttaggttgttcatttgagttttttttttaaattataagtatttataatgcttatttttattttttaaatatttttaatttttttaatttttttttattaaaaaaaaattttttttttcaacatttatttattttttttgggacagagagagacagagcatgaacgggggaggggcagagagagagggagacacagaattggaaacaggctccaggctctgagccatcagcccagagcccgacgcggggctcgaactcacggaccgcgagatcgtgacctggctgaagtcggacgcttaaccgactgcgccacccaggcgcccctttaattttttttttaaatatttatttttgagagagagagcatgtgaacagaggaggggcagagagagggaaacagaggatccaagaaggttctttgctgtcagcacagagcccaatgcggggctctaattcacgaactgtgaggtcatgacctgagccaaagtcagacgcttaactgactaagccacccatgtatCCCGAAATTCCCTTTTTAAGAGGGACATTGTATAGAATATTTCCTGTTTAAATTCAgcattatttttacttctctgatttttataatagaatttttcattttctgaaaatccTGATTGCTCACAATATTGTTTTAAAGCGATTTTATCATGGAAAGTAACACTCAAACAGAAAAGTGCATTTAAGTAAGTGTATAGCTTAATGAATTATTACAAAGTGAAGACCTCTGAAACATTGCCACCACCATAGCAGCTCCTCCAATGCCCCTTATCattgtcccctccctcccctctaatATAACTTGTAGCCCATTATCTGTACATAACTTCTTTGAATTCCTCTATTTCTGCTCTGTGATGTTTCTGTAATTGGTGTAAAAGCTGAAATTGCTTTCTTAAATttgctttctttgtgtgtgtgtgtgtgtgtgtttgaatgttGCTCATTTTTCCTTGCTCTGTGGCAATATTTTTtctggtgaattttttttctttttgagaaattacaatcattaatttctgttttggtGTTTAAGTGTCTTTTAtggatactgtattttttacttatgCATTGGTTTTCATATTTGAATGGATTGGTCTTTTCTGGACTATTCCAGTGGATGAATAGATGGGAGATGGTGGGGTTGCTTTTCCAGTTTCTCAGCTCAAGAACTATCTCTAATGCTACAGTAATgggcagctttaaaaaaatatgattcttGGATCCTGTCCTGTTTCTACCACcattatcttcctttctttccttcacaccAGTTAGTCACCAAGGAATACTGCCTCGGACTTCCAAGCCAGTCCCCCACCATTGTTAAAAGtctgcctcttttccttccttcctccaatgCTTGATCTCAGACTTGTCCACAGCAGTTCCAACTCAGGTGAGACCCTCTTTTGTAGGTAAATATTTGCAGATGGTTTCTAAGTTGTGCTACAGCCATGACCCATCTGAAACTTTgtgggtttctttaaaaaaatttttttaatgtttatttattcttgaaagagagtgcgagtaggagagaggcagagagagagggagacacagaatctgaaacaggctccaggctctgagctgtcggcacagagcatgacacagggccggaacccatgaactgtgagatcatgacctgagcggaagtcggacactcaaccgcttaatggactgagccacccaggcgctcctgtggCTTTCTTATTATGCTGATTTTGGATGTTCTTTCACCCTCACACTTAAATATAATCTTTGAGGGTTTTCTCAGTTTTGCTGAAGGTATAGGTTgtggaatattttatttgctttctttgttgcttttcatgagataaacaaaaacatgccaaggaaaaaaaaatggcatgagGCACATCTAGGCTTCCACTGTGCTCCCATCAGCCAGACCTGCATCTCAGAAAGCCCAAACTGGAGAATGGCTTGGAGGCAGgataatccaggcaagagataTTGGAGGCCTGgatgagggtgggaaggagggaaagtgGAACTGGAATTTGAACTAGAGTGAATTTCacctgactctctctgtcttcaagGATACTGAGAAGTCCATGTCCATCTTGGACATGTCTCCATCTCCTGGAAGCAGTGGAGTGGACGCCTCTTGGAATGATGGCCCATCAGGCACTCAACACTTCCCTCAGTGCACACAGCTGGAGAGGATCCCCTTGGccttgactgaggcacccaggcagaATGCAAGTGATATGGGACAACAGTTCAGTATGTTGTTGCCAGAGCATGGCGTGAGCTACTGCTCCCAAGTGATTCACACTCCTTCCCAGATGATTTACTGTGAGGGGATGTCTCCCTCCCAGCCAGGAATGATGATTTTCAAGAGGTCCCAGATGATGGCCTTAGGAGAACCCAGTATTCCAGGGATGGCCATGAACTTTTGTAGGAATCTAAGGATGCCCTCCAGTGGTCTGCCAGTCTCAGCTCCCAATGGAATCTCAATGATGTCCCACATCAATGCACCCACAATTTCTTATTCTGGCCCACCAACGGTACCTTCTACTAGAGACTCTTTAACACCTAAAATGGTATTGGCCCCAACCATGTCTTCTACTGAGGCTCAGGCAATGCTCCCTTCTTTGGCTCAGATGTCACCCCCTAGAGATCCCCATGATTTTAGGATGCGCCCAGCTGGGTCCCCATCATTGCAGGCTTTAAAATCCCAATACTCTCTCATGAGCCAGCCAGCCTCCCCGGAAGACTCCTTCGTACCCAAGCAGCCCATACGAGCTCCACAGCGAGCGGAGCGGAACTCCAGGGCCCAGGAAAGGGCTCCCAGGAGATCCCCAGTTTCAAGGCCTTACTCCTGCCAATATGAGAACTGTGGAAAAGCTTATACTAAGCGCTCCCACCTCATGAGTCACCAACGCAAACACACAGGTGAATGAAGTGTCAGATAGGAGGGGTAGGGTTGTGTGGGGTGGAGGAGTCTCTGGGCTTTAGATTTGTGCTGGACCACTGGTTTGTAATGCCTTGAGGTTAGCTTGTCATCCTTCAAGTTTGGAGTCAAGCTATATTGGCCCCACCAATTTGCTTTCCCATGGTCCAGTGTGACTGTGTCAAGATCATGGGGACTACTGATGGTGTTGCCTCCTCATTACTTTCCTatggttttcttttggtttctcagccttgactgTTCTTCCTCATAGAGTGAGACTCCTTCCTATGCACCTGCTGGCCTATCGTTAAACTTAATTTCTTCTGTCCCttgtcaccccctccccccaggtgagAGGCCTTATAAATGCATGTGGGAAGGCTGTACATGGTCTTTCTTCCGTTCCGATGAGCTTGGACGACATATGAGGATACACACCAGATATCGACCATATAGATGTGATCAGTGCAGCCGACAGTTCATGAGATCTGACCATCTCAGGCAACACCAAAGGACTCATCTGCGGGTGCCAGGATCCCCAGACCCACAGACGAACAATGGGAAAATGGCTGGTCCTCCTGCTCCTGTTCTTTAGGTCAATCTCTCTATTTTAGCTTCTCCCAGATCCTGCCTGCCTCTGACCAGCTAGTATCTGGAAGGTGTAGGCttagatgaagacagagaaagattaTGAAGTGGTGTTAAAGCCTATATGAATTCTGGACCCAATCAGAGACTTCTCAAAAACCGTCTTGCATGCCCTCACCTCTCTGGGGCCACCTACTTTTCCCAAGTTTAGCCTCATGGGAAGATGGAGGAAAGTAGAAATTGGAAGCTTTATAAAAAAAGCTCTTTATCTTATATCACTCCCCAGCTTAAAACCCTTTAGTGACTCTCTTTTGCCTGCTATGTAAAATCCAACTTCCTTATCTTGGTCTTCTATAGTTTCCAGAGCCAGACTATGCTCAAATCCTGAATTTACCATctactagccatgtgaccttgggaaaggtCCTTGATCACTTTACCATGTTTCCTCTTCtggtaaatgagaaaaacagtatTGGACTGCTTGGGACACTTACGTACAGAATCACATTCTCTCTGGTATTCATCAGCCATAAGCCCAGAGATTGTCTTGTCCTACAGCTTCCAGACTTGCATGGAATGTCCCACTGCAGGACATGGGATCTGGCATCTCAAGTTGCCATTAACAACCCAGAAGTATGCGGGAGTTAATGCTCTTGGAATAACATTTAACTAATGGAAGATGGAAGAGAGTCAGGCAGATaaattccttcttccctccctttcctcaatTGCCACAAGGCACTCTTTCCCCAAAATGTACAGCCAATGGGGAGAGCTCCCATGTAGCCAGTGGACACACCTATGGTGTTTCCTTAAGGCTTGTCAGGAAGCAGGACCCAACTGCTATCAATTTGCATTACCACTACTTCTCCCTGCCTTGCTTCCCTTTACTTAGTGCCCGGGGTTTGCAGTTCTCAAATAAAACATCAGCACTTAGTTCTTGTTTTAGGCTCTGTTTTCTGGGTGGCTTGGGGGTGGAAGACATTAGactggggcagagaaggaagagccCTATTGTaacttcccctcctcccttcactGAGCCCAGGTACGTGGACTACCAAATACCAGGTATTAAAGGCCCTGTCCTACCTCGTTCCTCCCCTAGGGCTGAGAGCATAATGACTCTCCTGGATACTCAGATAGTTTTGAACCTCCGTTTCTGGACTTCTCAGCTAGCCATTACACTGACCAGCAAGCTAATAAAAAGGAACTTGCCCAAACTCTcaggtggcagaactgggatcCCAACCAGAATCTCTCTACTCTAGAGATGATATCGTCTGCTGATATTGCCAAGCACTTCCAGGAGATGGCCACAGAGAGATGAATCAGGTCCAGTTCCTGTGGCCAAGGGGCCATCTTGCTCTAGGGCAGAGAAGTCCACCTAAGTGAGGTGGCCATGGAGAGGGGGAGCACCTAAAGGGGAGGATCAGAAAGGCTATCTGGGGGAGGTGACCCTTGAGCTCAGTGAGTATATGTAGCATCTAGTAATCCCTATTGTAATAAATTAAGCAGGtgaatgaagaggaaagaattcCAGACAGAATGCTGGACCAACACAACTGCTCAGAGGAGAGTCAACCTGCAAGCTTCCATTCATTTGACCAATGTTCTTTGAGCCCACTACAAAGAGCATCACAGCTGTGGGGACTCATGGTGAGGGGCACAGAGTCAATGGAAGGGTGTGTCAGGGAAGAAAGACTTCTCAAAGAGGTGCCTGAGTCAGACCTGAAGAGCTTGTGGAGGTTAGCTAACCTCCCATTTCCTGGACGTCTACCCTTGGCCATGCCCTGTGTTGGACACTAAGGACTCAGAGCATGCCAGTGCCTTCAGTGGAGCATAAAAACCACAGATAAACATTCTGAAATCACTTAGTGTTGCCATGGAGAGGAGCCAAACCTCTGTGGGCTCAAATTTATCTGGGCATTGTGGAAGTCCCACAGATTTGGTGACACCTGtcacccccatccccatcctgACCCCTTCCTGCATGGCCACCTTGGTCTGTTCCCCTAATGGCCCCAGCGTACCTGGTCTAGGCATCAAGGTGCCCTCTACCCAAACTCTGAGTGAGGGGAGTAGGCATGATAAATAAGGGCAGGGGGTGCTTATTTGTGCCCCAATGACTTACCCCAGGTCTCAAGTGCCTGAAATCTCTTAAATTCCCACCTGGGCACTGGGTCCCTTCTGTGAAGTGGAACATCTCAAGCTCAACGGGCCAGGGCTGGTCTCCATACCCTGCCCCACCTGGCTTACACTTATCCCTGCCGGTAAGGTCAGCAGGTGAGATTGCTTGTTGGGCCTCAAGAGAGAGAGGTCTGTTGATGACCCATCACTCTCATCAAGGAATGGAACTGAGAGGAGCCAGAGTGGGCAGGGGTGTGCCACATACACTACATTGGTGGGCAAAACAGGTCCCTGCCCCTGTGGAGGTCACAATCTAGTGGAGGAAGGACATAGAAATGTATGGAATGCGGTGAGGACAAATATCAGGGACTTGCTGTAATAGGACAAGGGGGCTCCCTCAGGAAATGTGGTTTGAGCTCGGAGGTAAGGACTAACTGGGAGTTAGGCAGGTGAGGAGGTGATTGGAAGAGAAAATTCAGTCTGTTTTTTATTTAGAGGTTACTTTATGGCAAGCCTTGGCTAAGCCTTTCTTGGTATTATCTTATTCAACACTGGGCAAGCATAGTGGGCTCCCAAGTAAGACGTAGAttttgaatcctgcctctgccatttcctggctgtgtggccttggggaagTTATTTATCTCTGCACCAGACAGCAAGGGGCAAGATTCAAGCTTAGGAGGATTCAAGGGGACACCTTCAAGCTAAGAAGAGAATTAGTTACATTGAAAAGGTTTCTTCTGCTTAAGGGAGAGGGAGTGATTTCAGTGTTCCAGGTGAGAGTGGAAGGTGCTTGGGCAGGGTGTGGCAGTGTGGCTGGAGAGTAGCAGAAAGATTTGCGAGAAAATCAACCTAGGTGATAGCTGGATCAAGGATGACTCCCGGTTTATAGCTTGTGTTATAAGTGACACAGAAGGAGAATGgatgaaattcatttaaattatttttctatttttaaattgttgatgTCTCATGCAAAAAATAGTTTGCTTatataatttaaagtaataactTATTTGCCCTTATACCACCTTTGAAGCCTCTGTGTTCCCCACTGACCACATTCCTCATCTTCTGCAGAGGCTCCTGAAGTTTGGTTAATcttgtgtttgcttttctttgtttttaaaccataTGTATACGGCTCTTAAACCATAGAGTGATTTGTTTTATGTGGTTTTGAACTTCGTTTATTCTGTTTGGGGTTCATTGAGCATCTTCAATGTACAGGTTTATTGTCTTagtgaaatttggaaaatttttggccatgttttatcaattttttgcCCACcccccttctttttcctcctgacaCACAATCTGCCCATATAATAGACTATGTGATACCATCTCACAGGCCACTGAtgctctgtccattttttttttcagccttttcgTTCTCATTTTAGATGTCTTCAAGCCAACTGCTCTTTTCTTCTGCCAAGTAATC is a genomic window containing:
- the KLF17 gene encoding Krueppel-like factor 17 isoform X1, coding for MSILDMSPSPGSSGVDASWNDGPSGTQHFPQCTQLERIPLALTEAPRQNASDMGQQFSMLLPEHGVSYCSQVIHTPSQMIYCEGMSPSQPGMMIFKRSQMMALGEPSIPGMAMNFCRNLRMPSSGLPVSAPNGISMMSHINAPTISYSGPPTVPSTRDSLTPKMVLAPTMSSTEAQAMLPSLAQMSPPRDPHDFRMRPAGSPSLQALKSQYSLMSQPASPEDSFVPKQPIRAPQRAERNSRAQERAPRRSPVSRPYSCQYENCGKAYTKRSHLMSHQRKHTGERPYKCMWEGCTWSFFRSDELGRHMRIHTRYRPYRCDQCSRQFMRSDHLRQHQRTHLRVPGSPDPQTNNGKMAGPPAPVL
- the KLF17 gene encoding Krueppel-like factor 17 isoform X2, translated to MCSRSQAEMEQEAERLSQWQEAQHQLVQDTEKSMSILDMSPSPGSSGVDASWNDGPSGTQHFPQCTQLERIPLALTEAPRQNASDMGQQFSMLLPEHGVSYCSQVIHTPSQMIYCEGMSPSQPGMMIFKRSQMMALGEPSIPGMAMNFCRNLRMPSSGLPVSAPNGISMMSHINAPTISYSGPPTVPSTRDSLTPKMVLAPTMSSTEAQAMLPSLAQMSPPRDPHDFRMRPAGSPSLQALKSQYSLMSQPASPEDSFVPKQPIRAPQRAERNSRAQERAPRRSPVSRPYSCQYENCGKAYTKRSHLMSHQRKHTGERPYKCMWEGCTWSFFRSDELGRHMRIHTRYRPYRCDQCSRQFMRSDHLRQHQRTHLRVPGSPDPQTNNGKMAGPPAPVL